CCGCAAGCCGGTGCGCGTCGGTTTGGATCACGTAGCCGCTCTCGAAGGCTGAGTTGTTGAGGCCGGCCACCACGAGCACGGAGGAGGTTCCGTTATACCGGGTGAAGGCGAGTACCCGGTTGGGGTTGGAGGCGTGGATGATGTCGATGTTGTGGCTGCGGATTGCCCGGCTGTCGCGGCGCACACGGATGAGGTCCTGGAAGTAACGGAACATCCGCCCGCCGTCGCCGTTGCGCTCGCCGTGGAGGTCCTCCTTGCTGTCGGCGATGTTGTCGTAGCGGCAGGGTCGCTGCGCGGCGATCTCCTCGCCCATGAAGAACATCGGTGTGCCGGCGGAGAGGATGGTCAGCCCGTGGGCAACCCGGGCCCGGGCCTCGGCGACCTTTCGGGTGTCGCCCCACAGGGGAGCGCCGTTGACCGCAACCACCGCAGTGCGGGCGCTGCCGCCCGCGTTGCCGGCCTCGTCGTGGGACTCGGAGTAGACGACCTTGTTGCCCCGGCTCTCCCACAGGTAGCCGGCAAATTCCTGCACCTCCAGCGGGCCGTCGTGGCCGAAGCCGGCCTCCTTGAGAAGCCGGGGTTTCCCGCCGGCGCCGTCGGCGTCTCCGATGAGGCTGTGGTAGAAGTCGGCGAACCAGGTGGCGTCGAACCCGAGCCCGCCGGCGTCGGCCTTCTCGGTCACCGCAGGCCAGCCGGTGTGGTCCTCGGCGATCAACATCACCGTCGGGCGGATCGCCTGCAGGGTCCGGCTCCACTCCCGCAGGAACTTCTGCCCGAAGGCGTTGGCCCGGCCGATGCCCCAGCCGTTTGCCATGAGCGAGTTGTCCCGGTGGATCGCCTGGGTGAGGTCGACCCGCAGCCCGTCGACGTGGAACTCCTCGACGAACTCTGCGGCGCTCGAGATGAACAGCTGCCGGACCGGCTCCTCGTAGAACCTCGGCGTCCAGCCGGAGGAGCCGTTGTTGAGGTAGCCGCCGCTGGGGTGGGGGTGGTCCTCCGGGCGGCCCTCGTACCAGTAGTAGATGTTCTGGTCGGGCGCCGAGGAGTCGTACTCCCACTCCGCCCGGCCGGCGCGGGCGTCGAAGTGGTTGTAGACCACGTCCTGGATCACCGCAATGCCGTGGCGGTGGCACTCGCGCACGAAGTGTTTGTAGCTGTTCCGGCCGCCGGCGCTCGACTCGATGACGAAGTGGTGGGTGTCGCCGTACCCCCAGCTGAGAGTCCCGGAGGTCTCGGACATCGGCAGCAGCTCGACCGCGTTGACCCCCAGGTCGCCGAGGTAGGGGACCAGCTCCATCGCGTCCTTCAGGTTTCCCGCGTCGCGCCGACCAAAGCCGAGTGAACCGACGTGGAGCTCGTAGATGACGAGGTCCTCCACCCGGCTCGGCACCGGCCGCCCGGGCGTGAACTCGATGGCCCAGAACTCGGTGTCGGGGACGTGCTGGTTGGACTCCGACAGCAGGAAGTTCTCCCGCACCAGGTCCTGGTCGATCACCATGCTGCAGCTGACCCCGCCGTCGAGCGTTGCCGGGTTGCCGTCCCACGAGCCCTCGTTCGGGTCCCGGTCGCCCCGGCCGACCTGCCACCGGGAGTGAATGTCGGTCCGGAAGACGGTTGCGCCCTGGGCGTTCAGGATCCGGAACATGTAGGGCGCCCCCGCAAAATCGGCGAAATGCCCGAAACCGGGGCTCTCCCAGATGCCGCCGGCCTTTCGCTCGAGGGCGATGGCGGGCCTGGACTGGTCGATGCCGCTGCCGTCGTCGCCGATGTAGCCGCTCTCCAGCCGGCCGAAAACCACTTCCACCTGCCGGGCGTTGGGCGCCCAGACCGCGAACCTAATCGACGGGGGAGTATCGGGTGACCGGTAACACTTCTGCGCCCCGAGGTAGCGGCTGTAGGTGAAGTGGTAGCGGGCCTCGGTCTTTCCCCCTGCCGCCGGAAGGGTCAGCTCACGGTATCGCTCCGAGGACCCCGGGTCCGGCACCTCGAGGTTGACCACCCAGACGTTTGCCCCCTGGCTGCCGTCGGCCCGGACGCCCCACCTGACCGTCTGTCCGGCAAGCGAGTCGTCCAGGCGCACGGTAGCGGTGAAGCCCGGGCAGCCGTCGTCGCAGGTGACCGCCTGCATGGGGTGCTCCAGCCACCCGTCCCAGCTGCCGGTCAGCCGGCCGTTGGTGAAGACCGGCCGCTTGAGACCGGTGAGGTAGGTGAAGTGGACGGTGATCATCTAGGCCTTAAGCTACAGCCCAATTCAAAGTCGGGTGCAGGAGGGACCTTGTCGACCGAACAGAACAAGCAGACGGTGCGCCGCTACCTGGACGAGGTCTGGAACCAGGGAAGGATCGAGGACTCGGCCGCCCACCTGGCGCCCGGGTACCTGCGGCACGTGGGTCCCGGCGCCGAGCCGCTGGACATCGAGGGCCAGAGGACCCGCCTCCAGAGCTTCCGGACTGCGTTCCCGGACGTACATCTGGCGATCGAGGAGATGGTGGCCGAGGGTGACCTGGTGGCCTTCCGGTTCACCATGTCGGGCACCCACCGCGGGCCGTTCCAGGGGATCGAGGCCACGGGCAAGCGGGTCTCGGTTCCCGGCCTGGACCTGGTGCGGATGAAGGACGGGCTGCTGACCGAGCACTGGGGCGGCGCCGACCTCCACCTCCTGAGATCGCAGCTTGCCTAGTCGGAGTCCCCGCCGGCCGGCTCCTTCTTGATAACCGTCCCGCCGTAACCGCCGGCCGAAAAGTCCCGGGCGAAGGTGACGCCTTTGAGCGCCTCGGGGGAGGTGAGAATCTCCTCCTTTTTGTCCACGATCTGCTGGACCACCTGCTCCTTGCCCCGGCTCCGCAGCGTACCGATGGCCATGTCGCTCAGCTTCGCGTAGCGCATGACGTGTTCCGGGTCCCGCTTGAACTCGGCGAAGTGGTGGGGCATGGTGGCGAGCCACCGGATGAAATCGTCCAGCTCCAGCTCTACATCGGTTCCCATGTGAACCTCCCTGCGGGCGAACAATTTGTGTCTGTCAGATTAGCCGACCGTCAACGCCGGGTGGCGGCCAGGCAGTGGCACAGGTAGACGTCCCAGCGCCGTTTCGCCACCCGGAGCAGCCAGGGGACCCCGTCCTCCTCCCGGACGATCTCGAAGGCGGGGGCCAGCGCGGTGTGCAGGAACTCCGGGCCTCCGGTTGCCAGCGGCGTCTCCGCCCCCTCCGACGGGTCCGACCAGAAAGGGGACGAAACCAGCAGCAGGCCGCCGGGCTCCAGGACCCGGGCAAAGTCGTCCAGCAGTGCGACCGGCTCCCGGACCGCGCACAGGACGTTGAGTGCCGCGACGCAGGAGGCGCTACCCGCTGCGGCCGGCAGGGCCCCTCCCGAGGCGACGACGAAGTCGAGGTTGCCGGCGGGCTTCACAGGGGGGAGGGTCCTGGTTTCCCAGTTTCCTTTCTCGGTCTCCAGCAGGTACTCGGTGAGGGGCGACGGTGCGCCGAGAAGGTGCCGGCGTGCGGCAAGGATCGCCCGGAATGACCGGTCCACGCCGACCGCATACGGGTAGACGAGGGCCAGCTCTGCGGCGCCCCGGCCTACGCTGGTGCCGACGTCGAAGGCCAGGCCGGCCCGCGGTTTGCCGGACCGGTCCCGGGCGGCGGCCAGCAGAACCGTGTACGGGTCCCTGCCGCCGGCGCGGTGGGCCTCGATCGCATCCCGCCACCAGCCCTCGTCGAAATCGTCACCCAGAGATCCGGGGTCGAAGTGGGCCTGCAGGTACGGGGAGACGGTCCACCGGAGGTCACCGGCCTGCTCGCTGTCTGGAATTCCGATGTAGGAGCGCATCTCAGCCGAGATCCCGGCCCCGCAGAGCTCGGCGGCGCAGGCCTCGATCTCGGGCCAGAACGTCCCCAGGTAGGTTCCCAGGTCGTCCTCCAGGAGGGCCACCCCGAGAAGCACCGGGAAGTCTGCGCCGCACCGCCCGCAGACCAGGATCGCCTCCAGAATCTCGCCGGGGCCGTCGTAAGCCGGCTCGAACGACGGCAGGGTCGTAAGGTGCCCGGCACAGCCGGGGGCCGGACAGGCCAGCCGGTTCAGGGATTCAGTCCGCATAGGGCTTGAACAATAGCCACGCCCGGGCGATTCCGGGCAAAAAGAAAGGACGTTCAGGCATCCATCGCCCAACGTCCTTTTCTTTTGATCTCGTCCCGACCGGGAGTC
This genomic interval from Actinomycetota bacterium contains the following:
- a CDS encoding class I SAM-dependent methyltransferase; translation: MRTESLNRLACPAPGCAGHLTTLPSFEPAYDGPGEILEAILVCGRCGADFPVLLGVALLEDDLGTYLGTFWPEIEACAAELCGAGISAEMRSYIGIPDSEQAGDLRWTVSPYLQAHFDPGSLGDDFDEGWWRDAIEAHRAGGRDPYTVLLAAARDRSGKPRAGLAFDVGTSVGRGAAELALVYPYAVGVDRSFRAILAARRHLLGAPSPLTEYLLETEKGNWETRTLPPVKPAGNLDFVVASGGALPAAAGSASCVAALNVLCAVREPVALLDDFARVLEPGGLLLVSSPFWSDPSEGAETPLATGGPEFLHTALAPAFEIVREEDGVPWLLRVAKRRWDVYLCHCLAATRR
- a CDS encoding alpha-amylase family glycosyl hydrolase, translated to MITVHFTYLTGLKRPVFTNGRLTGSWDGWLEHPMQAVTCDDGCPGFTATVRLDDSLAGQTVRWGVRADGSQGANVWVVNLEVPDPGSSERYRELTLPAAGGKTEARYHFTYSRYLGAQKCYRSPDTPPSIRFAVWAPNARQVEVVFGRLESGYIGDDGSGIDQSRPAIALERKAGGIWESPGFGHFADFAGAPYMFRILNAQGATVFRTDIHSRWQVGRGDRDPNEGSWDGNPATLDGGVSCSMVIDQDLVRENFLLSESNQHVPDTEFWAIEFTPGRPVPSRVEDLVIYELHVGSLGFGRRDAGNLKDAMELVPYLGDLGVNAVELLPMSETSGTLSWGYGDTHHFVIESSAGGRNSYKHFVRECHRHGIAVIQDVVYNHFDARAGRAEWEYDSSAPDQNIYYWYEGRPEDHPHPSGGYLNNGSSGWTPRFYEEPVRQLFISSAAEFVEEFHVDGLRVDLTQAIHRDNSLMANGWGIGRANAFGQKFLREWSRTLQAIRPTVMLIAEDHTGWPAVTEKADAGGLGFDATWFADFYHSLIGDADGAGGKPRLLKEAGFGHDGPLEVQEFAGYLWESRGNKVVYSESHDEAGNAGGSARTAVVAVNGAPLWGDTRKVAEARARVAHGLTILSAGTPMFFMGEEIAAQRPCRYDNIADSKEDLHGERNGDGGRMFRYFQDLIRVRRDSRAIRSHNIDIIHASNPNRVLAFTRYNGTSSVLVVAGLNNSAFESGYVIQTDAHRLA
- a CDS encoding ester cyclase; the encoded protein is MSTEQNKQTVRRYLDEVWNQGRIEDSAAHLAPGYLRHVGPGAEPLDIEGQRTRLQSFRTAFPDVHLAIEEMVAEGDLVAFRFTMSGTHRGPFQGIEATGKRVSVPGLDLVRMKDGLLTEHWGGADLHLLRSQLA